The genomic interval CATGCGCCGGTCGCCGATCATCGTGCAGCGCGCGGCCGGGAGCGCCAGCCGCGACAGCGCTTCGGCGATCAGCTCGCGCTTGTAACGGCGCACGCCATCGTCGCTGGCGCCGACGATCGTCGAGAACGCATCGCCGAACGGCAACGCCTCGACGATCCGGCGCGCGAAGCGCTCGTTCTTCGAGGTCACCACCGCCAGCGTGCGGCCGCCTGCCCGCAGGGTCTCGATCGCGTCCGCCACACCGGGATAGACGCTGTGCTCGCGCCAGCCGACCGTGTCGTAGCGTTCGCGATAGATCGAGATTGCGCGGTCGACCCGGTCGGCATCCCCTCCGAACAGGGCATCGAAGCTGTCGCGCAGCGGCGGGCCAATCCACGGCAACAGCGTCTCGCGCGGCAGCGACGCATGTCCCAGGGTGTGCAGCGCATGGGCGATACCGCCCAGGATGCCGGGTTCGGAATCGATCAAGGTGCCATCGAGATCGAAGAACAGCGCATCGCCGCTCACGCCCCGCGCGCCTCCAGCGCCGCGACCGCCGGCAGCGTCTTGCCTTCGAGGAACTCCAGGAACGCACCGCCGCCGGTCGAGATATAGGACACGTCGTCGGCGATGCCGTACTTGTCGACCGCCGCCAGCGTGTCACCGCCACCGGCGATCGAGAACGCCTTCGAGGAGGCGATCGCGCGCGCCAGCGCTTCGGTGCCGTGACCGAACGCGTCGAACTCGAACACGCCGACCGGGCCATTCCAGACCACGGTGCCGGCGTCGGCGATCATCGCCGCATAGCGCTTCGCGGTGTCCGGGCCGATGTCGAGAATCATGTCGCCGGCCTCCACCGCGTCCACGGCCTTGACCGTCGCCGGTGCATCGGCCGCGAAGGCGGGCGCCACCACGACATCGGTGGGCACCGGAATCTCGGCGCCGCGTGACTTGGCATCGGCCATGATCTGCTTCGCGGTCTCGATCAGATCGGTCTCGACCAGCGACTTGCCCACGCCGTGTCCGAGCGCGGCGATGAAGGTGTTGGCGATGCCGCCGCCGACGATCAACTGGTCCACCTTGCCCACCAGCGACGACAGCAATTCGAGTTTGGTGGAGACCTTGCTGCCGGCCACGATCGCCAGCAATGGGCGCGCCGGCGCGTCGAGCGCCTTGGCCAACGCGTCGAGTTCGGCCATCAGCAGCGGGCCGCCAGCGGCCTGCGGTGCGAAGCGGATCACGCCGTGGGTGGAGGCCTGGGCGCGATGCGCGGTGCCGAACGCGTCCATGACGAAGACATCGGCGAGCGCTGCGTACTTGCGTGCCAGCGCCTCGTCGTCGGCCTTCTCGCCGACGTTCATGCGGCAGTTCTCCAGCAGCACCAGTTGCCCGGGCGCGACCTCGACGCCGTCGACCCAGTCGCGCACCAGCGGCACCTCGATGCCGAGCAGCTCGGACAGGCGCGCGGCGACCGGCGCCAACGAATCGGCCTCGCTCCAGCTGCCCTCCTTCGGCCGGCCCAGATGCGAGGTCACCATC from Luteimonas sp. S4-F44 carries:
- a CDS encoding phosphoglycerate kinase — translated: MTIVRMTDLDLSGKRVLIRQDLNVPVDGGKVTSDQRILASLPTLRQALAQNAAVMVTSHLGRPKEGSWSEADSLAPVAARLSELLGIEVPLVRDWVDGVEVAPGQLVLLENCRMNVGEKADDEALARKYAALADVFVMDAFGTAHRAQASTHGVIRFAPQAAGGPLLMAELDALAKALDAPARPLLAIVAGSKVSTKLELLSSLVGKVDQLIVGGGIANTFIAALGHGVGKSLVETDLIETAKQIMADAKSRGAEIPVPTDVVVAPAFAADAPATVKAVDAVEAGDMILDIGPDTAKRYAAMIADAGTVVWNGPVGVFEFDAFGHGTEALARAIASSKAFSIAGGGDTLAAVDKYGIADDVSYISTGGGAFLEFLEGKTLPAVAALEARGA
- a CDS encoding HAD-IA family hydrolase; this translates as MSGDALFFDLDGTLIDSEPGILGGIAHALHTLGHASLPRETLLPWIGPPLRDSFDALFGGDADRVDRAISIYRERYDTVGWREHSVYPGVADAIETLRAGGRTLAVVTSKNERFARRIVEALPFGDAFSTIVGASDDGVRRYKRELIAEALSRLALPAARCTMIGDRRMDMEGARQHRMRAIGVLWGFGSADELRQAGADLVVDSPAALVAAVG